In Quercus robur chromosome 10, dhQueRobu3.1, whole genome shotgun sequence, a genomic segment contains:
- the LOC126702859 gene encoding probable inactive receptor kinase At1g27190: MLLKSQTQMVLNARALVLLHILVWSLPDTFSQSSSILSDISCLKSIRDSLEDPLNHIATSWTFNSSTEDSICWYVGVICGYTFENRVRGVHLANMGLKGKFPSGLVDCNELISLDLSGNVISGSIPHDINEILSNLEVLELSNNNLSGEIPSSMGDCFTMKVVKLNNNKLSGQIPQQLNENLEVLELSNNKLSGEIPSSMGNCSNLEVVKLC, from the coding sequence ATGCTGCTAAAATCTCAAACCCAAATGGTTCTTAATGCAAGAGCTCTGGTTTTGCTCCACATTCTTGTCTGGTCATTGCCAGATACATTTAGCCAGAGTTCTAGTATCCTGAGCGATATCTCTTGCTTGAAATCTATTAGAGATTCCTTGGAAGACCCTCTCAATCACATTGCCACTTCTTGGACCTTCAACAGCTCCACAGAAGATTCTATCTGTTGGTATGTTGGGGTCATTTGTGGGTACACATTTGAGAATAGGGTTCGAGGTGTACATCTGGCCAACATGGGGCTCAAGGGCAAGTTCCCTAGTGGCCTTGTGGACTGCAACGAACTTATAAGCTTAGACCTTTCAGGTAATGTAATTTCAGGATCAATCCCACATGATATCAATGAAATACTGTCGAATTTAGAAGTGCTCGAGCTCTCAAACAATAACTTGTCTGGAGAAATCCCATCGAGCATGGGTGATTGCTTTACTATGAAGGTTGTTAAACTCAACAACAACAAGCTATCTGGTCAAATTCCTCAGCAACTCAACGAGAATTTAGAAGTGCTCGAGCTCTCAAACAATAAATTGTCTGGAGAAATCCCATCGAGTATGGGTAATTGCTCTAATCTGGAGgttgttaaactttgttaa